From the Jilunia laotingensis genome, the window TTAATCAGGAAGTCGTCGCTAACTTTATGGAGAATGACAGATACGAAAATCATTTGCGTAAGCTTCGTCGAGAGCTTTGTGCAAATAGTATTCATTTTGCTCATTCAATTATGGATCATTTCCCAGAAAACACAAAAATTGTAACTCCACAGGGGGGATTTATGCTTTGGGTGGAGTTAGACAAGCGAATTGATACAACAGAGCTTTATTACAGGGCTATGCAGCGGAAAATAAGCATAGCCCCCGGACGTATGTTTACCTTACAAGAACAATACACGAACTGTATGCGCTTAAGTTATGGGCAACGATGGACTCCACTCCTTGAAGAACGTTTAAAACGATTAGGAGATATAATCAAAGAATCACTCTGATGGGCTGATGCGTGCCTGTAGAACTTCTCCTATGATTTGAAGCCCCTTTATTATTCGTTCTTCTGGCATATTGGAGTAATTCAGTCTAAGTGTATTTTCTTTGTGTTCGACAGGGTAGAATGAGCCACCAGGAACAAAAGCTATTTTTCGTTCTATACACTTTTTCAGAATCTCACGTGCTGAAATTTCTTCGGGTAATTCAATCCAAGTAAATAATCCGCCTTGTGGATAGGTATATCTGATGTTGTCAGGAAAATAGCGTTCTATACACTCCATAGCTATATCTCTACGTTTTTTGTAAACTTCTACGATTTTACCAATATGTTTATCAATATCATATCGTTTCAGATACTCGGCAATAGTCATTTGAGCTATCGTGTTACACTGTAAATCTGTACCCTGTTTAACTAGAACATACTTGCGGATAATATTTTTATCGCCAGCAATCCAACCAATCCGGAAACCGGGGCAGAATATCTTAGAAAAACTACCAGCACACAAGATATTACCAACCTTATCAAATGATTTTATAGAGGGCAAAGATTCTCCCTCAAACCTTAATTCTCCGTAGGGGTTATCTTCAATAACAGGAATATCATATCGGGCAGATAGTTCCGCAAGTTTTTTGCGTCTTTCCAAACTCCATGTTTTTCCGGTGGGGTTCTGGAAAGTGGGTATTACATATATTAATTTCACTTTTGGGGTATTACTCAGTACATCTTCCAATACAGTCATATTCATGCCCTTTTCATCCGTAGGTATCTCCAAAAAGTTACATCCGTATGACTTAAATGCGCTAATTGCAGCTAAATAAGTAGGACTTTCACATAATACGATGTCACCATCATCCAAGAAAACTTTACCTGACAAATCCAATCCTTGCTGTGATCCATGTGTGATAAGAATATTATCTTTATCAAACGATGTTCCTAAACGTTCATTCATTCGTTTGGCAATCCAGTCACGTAAAGGTGAGTACCCCTCAGTAGTAGTATATTGAAGAGCTTTTGTTCCTGCTTCCTTCAATATTATTTGGGTCATTTGATTAATTTCATCTATTGGAAATAATTCAGGGGCAGGTAGTCCACCAGCAAATGAAATAACATCTTCTTGCTCTGTTACTTTGAGTATTTCTCGTATTTCCGAAGCCTTTATATAAGACATTCTATTTGCAAATTTCAACTTCATAATCATTAAATGTATTTGAGAACTAAAATATTGCAAAGTAAAGCATAAAAGGCAAATGGAAACAGATACAAATTGCATAATATTAGTAGGTACAGATTTTCGGAACCAAGTATTAGCATAACACTATTCAATTCAAAGGAATACTTTAGGAGTGTTCTATGAACTTTCACCACTACTAAGCTAAAAGAATGTATTTCAAAAACATACTATCATTATATTTAATTGTTTACCTTTGCAAAAAACAAAGGTACATGAAAGATAATCCTATTAGTACAATAGATAGTGAATATATAGAGTGGCTGAAAGCCATCAAACAGCAAATTCGTTCTACTAAAATACGAATGATAAAAACAGCTAATACAGAGTTGATACACTTTTATTGGCGGTTAGGACAAATGCTCTCTCTAAAACTGAAAGAGCAAAATTGGGGTGATAAGGTAATAAACAAGCTTTCAGTAGACTTGCGCAATGAGTTTCCTGATATGCAGGGCTTTTCCCGTCAGAACCTATACTACAGTAAGAATTTCTATGAGTTTTATGCAGGGCAAATGCATATTTCACCCAATAATTCAATTGTCCCCCAAGTTGAGGGACAATTACAACTAGCTGATAATTATAAGATTATCTTTGATATTCCTTGGGGACATCAAAAGGTGATAATCAGCAAAGCGCAAAATATAGAAGAAGCATTATTCTATGCACATCAAACTCTATCTAACAGTTGGAGCAGAAGCATTTTAGAAAATCAGTTCAAGCAACAATTCTACGAACATTACGGACAAGGACAAACAAACTTCTCGCAGACCTTACCAGCCCTAACAGCGGATATGGCACAGGAAGTAGTAAAAGACCCGTATTGGTTTAATTTTGTGTCTGTATCTCAAAAAGCACGAGAACGAGATATAGAAAAACAACTTGTAACTCACATTACTCAATTTCTTCTTGAATTAGGCAAAGGGTTTGCATTTGTAGGGGAGCAATATTGTTTGAACTTGAACAACAAGGAGTATTTCTGCGACCTCTTGTTCTATCATATACCTTTGAGAGCTTACGTAGTTATAGAGCTTAAAAATGGAAACTTTAAACCTGAACACTTGGGACAGCTAAACTTCTATCAAAACCTTATCAACAACACCCTAAGAGGAGAATATGATAATCCAACCATAGGAATGTTACTCTGCCGAGATAAGGATAGGATTGAAGTTGAATATGCATTGCAGAATATTTCGTCACCAATTGGAGTTAGCGAGTTTAATGTAAAGGAGCTACTTCCTGATAATCTGAAAAGCAAATTACCAACAATTGAGGAAGTTGAAGAAGAACTTAACAAAATTATATAAATAAAACATGAAACTTATAAAACTAATCATATCAAACTTTAGAGGTTTGAAAGGAAGTAATGTTATAGACTTCACGAATTCTAATATCATATTCTTAATTGGACAAAACAATATTGGAAAATCATCTTTTCTAAGAGCATATGAGTTCTTTATTGACCCGAAACAAATAGCAAAGACTGATGATTTTAATAACTATGATTATTCAACCCCAATAGTTATTGAAGGTATATTTGAATTGGATGAAGAAGATTCTGATGATCCTGACCTCAAAGAGAAGAAAGAACCTAATTGGATTGAGAAATGGGTTGATGAAAATGGTTTTGTAAAGGTTAGAAAAACATGGAGTAAACCTAATAGTACATTTGCAAAAGAAACATATTCTCCACATGATGCAAGTTGGATTGAAAATGGATTTGGTGGATTACACACAAAATTGACTAAATATACCCCAACTCCAATTGCTATCAACGCAATGGAAGATCAAGCATCGTTGGAAGAAAAAGTTAATAAACTCATTCAAGATGATTTTATCAAAAAAGTAAGGTCAGAATATCCAGAAGAGTTTAAAAATTTAATAGATGGAGTAAGAAAATTGCAGGAGCGTATTACTGGTTCTGAAGCAGTCGAAAAATTGAATTTAGAACTCAATAAACATTTTCAAGAAGTTTTTGCGGAACTTACTCTAAAAATTCAACCTTCAAAAGAAGAAAATATAAAACTCGAAGATGCGTTCAAGAAAAACCATTCTATTTCAGTAGAAAGAGCTGGAACAGAAAGAAAAGAAACTTTTCTTCAAAATGGACATGGGGTCATACGGCAAGCTCTATTCAATTTTCTCACATTTTTAAAAAGAGAAAACGAAGGAAATAAGAAACAATACATTATCTTATTTGAAGAACCAGAACTTTTTTTACACCCTAAAATTGCATTTAAATTACGACAAAGTCTATATGAGTTATCAAAAAATAGCCCATATCAAATTCTTTGTGCTACTCATTCTCCACTGATGATAGACATTTCACAACCACATTCGTCGCTTATTAGGGTGATCAAAAATACAGATGAAGAAACACAAACATATCAAGTTGGGGAAACACTATTTGGAAGAGATGAAGAAGCAAAGAAATGGGTGCAAATGGTAAACAGATTTAATCCTCATATCTGCGAAGCATTTTATGCAGACAAAGTTTTATTAGTTGAAGGAGATACTGAAACGATAGTATACCGAGATCTATTGACTCGTTTTTTTCCTGACGAGGAAATATTCGTTCTTAATACTGGTTCAAAAATGAACATACCTTTTTTTCAGGAAATTCTCACAGCTTTTCATATAGAACATTATATTATACACGATTCTGATGATAAAGAAAAAAAAGCTGCGTGGACAATTAATACCAAGATATGGGAAAATGTACAAGCAAGCAATAATTTATCGAAACGGTATGTACATATTCATAATTTTGAAGACGCACACGGAATAACGGTAAAATCAGATGATGGCAAACCATTAACCGCTTATAATTTTGCTCAAACGATCAAAGATGTAAATACGAAAGTTCCTTGTTTAGAATGGTTAAAGGATATTATTTATAAAAATGGCATTATTCACGATCCGCAATTTATTGAGGATAAGGTATAGTTTTTCAGGAGGTTGTGTCAAAATTTGAAGTGAACCCTAAAAGTTTTTTGTCCAACTTTTAGGGTTCACTTCAAATTTTGATACAACCCCTTCTTTTTTACAACATATTTTTAGCCACAAAACACATATGCATTCAACAAAATTATTTGTACTTTTGTGGCACCGTACTTAGATGTAATATCAATACCTTATGAATGTCAAGATAGAAGAGAGTTGGCGACAACGTCTGCAAGAAGAATTCGATAAACCTTACTTTGAGAAGTTAGTATCATTTGTGAAAAGTGAATACGGACACGCCAATGTACTGCCGCCTGGGCACCTTATCTTCCATGTTTTCAATTCATGCCCTTTTGAAAAAGTAAAAGTTGTTATCATAGGACAAGACCCTTACCCCAATCCCGGACAATATTACGGCATATGTTTTTCCGTACCGGATGGGATAGCCATACCTGGTTCATTGGCCAATATATTCAGAGAAATAAATCAGGATTTGGGTAAACCGATCCCTACTTCCGGTAATTTAGACCGATGGGTAGCTCAAGGAGTATTCTCCATGAACTCTGTTCTCACGGTACGTGCCCACGAAACCGGCTCGCATCGAAATATGGGGTGGGAAACTTTTACAGATGCAGTCATCAAGAAATTGAGCGATGAACGAGAAAATCTGGTATTCATGCTTTGGGGAGCTTATGCCAAAGAAAAGGTCACTTTGATTGACAGTAGTAAACACCTTATATTGACAACCGTTCATCCTTCACCCCGTTCCGCAGAACACGGTTTCTTCGGATGCAAACATTTCAGCAAAGCCAACGATTATTTGCGGAGTAAAGGTATCGAGGAAATCGACTGGTAAATAATGACAAAGATCCTACAACACTCCGTTTACCCCACTACCGAACAATGCAAAATCTCCCAGACAAGGGTCGTCCGGAAATATTTCCGCCAAAGCGGACGTTATTTTTCGTGCATTCTTCAAAGAGAATGTTTCCATATCTGTAAGTCCTAACAAATAGGCTACCCGACAAACATGGGTATCCAAAGGAATGACCAAATCACGACAGTCGAAATTCTTCCAAATACCGAAATCCACTTCCGACTCTCTCCGTACCATCCAACGCAGAAACATATTCAACTTCTTTTGCGGACTTTTAGCTGAAACTTCCAGAAATGCACACAACCTCTCCATAGGAGTACCGAGGTAGACTAACAAAGCGTCTTCCAAACTATCATACTGAACATAGGCAGCATGCAACCGAGCAAAATAAGCATAAAAGTCTGCATGAGAAAGCATACGGTAAAAGCTACTTCTGTCCGTTGGCTGAAACTCCTCCATCCATTGACGGGACAATACATATTGATGAGGTGAATTTCCCATTAAACAATGCAGCTCATCGGCCTTTTTCAAAATCTGCTTGCGGTTTCCAAAACTCATAATAGCAGTAAGCAGCCCACTAATCTCAATATCTTGCTTCTGTGTATATCGATGTGGAAACTGAACCGGATCACCCTGTATGAAGTCTGCACAATGATACTCTCTTGCCCATTCCAAGAGTTGCAATTTAGCTTCTTCGGTCATTTGTGAAAATTCGTCTTTCATTTTAAATGCAAAGATACCGAATTAATAGAAACACCGGATCAGTTCCTATTCCTTTTCTCCTTATTTTTAGAATATCCGATGGTATCAAGTATAAACATTAAACAGCAATCCATTATACACGATATCTTATTATTATGGCTACAACTTTTCGCCCTTTGTAAAAAGAGTATTTTAACAACGCATTAAATACGTTCTTTTATAACCTGAGAATACGTACTTTTACGTGATATAAAATACATTTTTTATCAGAGAACATATACTATAGGCAAGCTGAACTTTATCTACCTCTATATGTTATATCTATATAACATTAAAACATTGCGGTTATGGAAAAATATCTAATTCATAGTAATGAATTACACCTGATTGATAAGGCTAAAATACATCAGGCTGTAGAAAAAATGGTAGAGTCACTCGACATGGCAGCAGGGTCAACATCTTGTTTTGATTTATATAAGGTGGTAGAGAGTTATTTTACAGACTTGGAAAAGCGAAAGAAGATTAATCACTTATTAAATATAACTGATAATGCCGAAGAAATAGAAGAAGAGTTTGGAGTTTGCTAAATTAAAACAGGAATGATAGTATAAACATGCCCGTAACCTACACTTTGAGTTACGGGCATTTTCATATTGAGAATTATGCTTGATGAACAGTAAGTTGCGGGAACGGGAAACCAATTCCCTTCTCATTGAAGGTAGCATAAATCGTTTTATTCATATCAAAGTAAACACCCCAATAATCACTGGTTTTCACCCATACACGTATGACAATATTTACACTACTGGCATCCAATGCACTTAAAGCTATAAAAGGTTCCGGAGAATTCAGAATTCTTCCATCAGCTGCAACGACTTCCCTTATAACCTTCTCAACCTTATCATAATTTTCACCATAATCCACACCAATTACCCACTCAACGCGACGCGTTTCCTGTGTATTGTAATTTGTAACGACCCCACTACTCAACGAACCATTCGGTACATATACCAGCTTGTTATCAGCAGTTGTCAGAATGGTATGAAATATCTGAATTTCCCTTACAGTACCGGAAAAGTTCTGACATTCAATCCAATCACCTACTTTATAAGGTTTAAACAAGAGAATTACTAACCCACCTGCAAAGTTTTGAAGATTCCCGGAGAGTGCCATACCTATTGCCACACCGGCAGAAGCCAACAAAGCAGCAAAAGAAGTCGTTTCAACCCCCAAAGCACCTACCACAGAAATGATCAAAAGAATGGTCAAAAGAATATTTACGAGACTCTTAACAAAAGTTTTGATACTCACATCCAAATGACGTTTATCCATCATCTTGGCTGCCAATTTATTAAGCATCGAGACTAAAAAACGTCCTACGATAAAGACAAGTAACGCTTTTAAAATACTTCCTCCGGCACGGACACCGGCATCAATCAGTTGTTGAGTTATAAGAGCTAATTTATCAAGGCCGTCTGCATTAGCAATAGCTTGATCAAGATTGTCGGCAGCTACTTGTAAAGAATCAGCAACCGCCTGTGTAACTTGTAATAATATCATAACAATGTAATTTGAATATGAATATAAATTTTATGGTTTGTAAGATCAAGTGACAAAGATACTGCGTTTCAAGTTATAATAAAAGGTTTTCACGACAAATAAAAAGCCCCCCCTATCTTAAGCAAGGCATATAATACTCCTTCCACCGGTAAAGTCATAGATAGTTATCCGGTTCTTTGCTTTCTTCATCCAAAACAACTATTTTTGCGGGCGATTTCACAAGAAAGGGGTGCCTTAACATGACGGGCTGAGAACATACCCATTGAACCTGAACCGGGTAATGCCGGCGTAGAGAATGAATATAGTAGCAAAATGAAAAGAAATGTTTTAGCAGCTATCCTGACAACGATAGCGAGCGTATCCGTCTTTGGACAAAACGATGCCAGAGATAGTTTGAGAATTGTCAACTTACAAGAAGTGGAGGTAGTATCTACCCGTGCCTCCTCCAAAACCCCGGTAGCTTACAGTAACATTTCCAAAGAAGAGATCAAAAAACAAAACTTCGGTCTTGACCTTCCTTTTCTGCTGACTTCTACCCCATCCGTTCTTACCACTTCTGATGCCGGAGCAGGTGTGGGTTACACAAGTATCCGCGTGCGTGGAACGGACGCAACCCGCATTAACATTACCGCCAACGGGATACCGATGAACGATGCCGAAAGTCATTCGATTTTTTGGGTGAATACCCCGGACCTCGCTTCTTCATTGGAAGATATGCAGATACAGCGCGGAGCCGGCACATCAACCAACGGAGCCGGTGCTTTCGGTGGCAGCATTAATTTACGCACGGCCGGCATCCCGTCAAAACCTTACGCTGAAGTATCGGGTTCCTATGGTTCTTTCAACACCCATAAAGAGACTGTACGTGCCGGTTCGGGACTATTAGGCAATCATTGGGCTTTTGATGCGCGACTCTCAAACATACAAAGTGACGGTTATCGTGACCGGGCTACTTCGGATTTAAAATCATATTTCGTCCAAGGAGGCTATTATGGTGAATCTACCACAGTGAAATTCATAACTTTCGGTGGAAAAGAAAAGACCTATCATGCCTGGGACGGTATCAGCCGCGAGCAACTAAAAACAGACCGGACTTTCAATCCGAACGGAGCGATCAAACATGGAAATACCATTACGGGATTCTATGACGACCAAACGGATAACTACCGCCAGACACACTACCAACTGATATTCAATCATATCTTTTCTACCACATGGGATATGAATGTAGCATTGCATTATACAGATGGTTTCGGATATTACCAGGAATATAAAAATATGCGGACGCTGAAAGAATATGGCCTGCAACCCTTTTATCTTCCCGGAGAAACGGAACCTCAGAAGAAAACTGATTTAGTACGCCAAAAATTAGTGGATAGCGGTTTTGGCGGAGGCATATTCTCCGTAAATTATAAAAGCGAATGGCTAAATGCCTCTTTAGGGGGTGGTATCAACCAATACGGCAATGATCATTATGGAAAAGTAATCTGGGTGAAGAACTACACTTCCGATCTGAATCCCGACCATGAGTATTACCGCAATAAAGCCGAAAAAACAGATGGAAACATCTATGCAAAAGCCAATTACCAGATTACCGGAGGTCTCCATGCATACGCAGACCTGCAATATCGTTACATTAAATATAAGATCAATGGAGACAATGACAAATGGGATTGGACAGCTGATCCGGGACATCTGCAAAAATTGAAAGTAAATGAAAATTTCAGTTTTTTCAATCCCAAGGCAGGTCTATTCTGGCAAATCAATACGAACCATAGCGCGTATGCATCTTTTGCCGTGGCCCAAAAAGAGCCGACACGCAACAATTATACGGACGGACTTTTCAATGAGGTTCCACGGCCTGAAAAGATGCTGGACTATGAACTGGGATATACCTTCCGTAACAACTGGTTCACAGCCGGAATCAATCTTTACTATATGGATTACACCGACCAATTGATATTAAACGGTAAAGTCAACGACATCGGTGAAGCGATGGCTGAAAATGTAAAGGATAGCTATCGTATGGGAGCAGAGATCTCCATCAGCGCACGCATCACCGACTGGCTACGCTGGGACATCAATGGCACATGGAGCAAAAACCGGATCAAAAACTACGTAGGTTATGTCAGCGATTATGATTACGAAGGACAGATCAAGATAGAAGCAGGTGACACACCTATTTCCTTCTCACCGTCATTCATGGGAAATAGCATTATCGGATTCAATTATAAAGGTTTCGAAGCATCGTTCCAGTCACAATATGTCAGTAGCCAGTACCTTGACAATTTCGGAATAAAGGAAAATTCACTGGATTCTTATTTTGTCAATCATCTCAGCATGGCATATAGTTTCAAATTGCCTTCAATCAAGCAAATCACCCTTGGAGCCACCGTTTATAATCTCTTCAATACAAAATACGAAACAAACGGATACTCGCAAACCATTGCCACTTACGAAGGAAACGATAAGACACAAAAACCTGTGCTTGTGTTCGATCCCCGATTTTATCCGATGGCGGGGACCAATGTATTAGCCCATATAACCATTCGCTTCTGACATGAACTATCTCGAAATCCTCGGTACATTCATTGGCCTGATTTATTTATGGCTTGAATACAAGGCAAGCATATACCTCTGGATAGCAGGAATCATAATGCCTGCCATCTACATTTTTGTATATTACAAAGCAGGGCTATATGCCGATTTTGGTATTAATATTTACTATCTTGTTGCAGCCGTCTACGGATGGATTGTATGGAAATCGGGGCATAAAAAGCAGTATGCAGCCGGACTTCCCATCACACACCTTCCATTAAAATACCTGTTTTCATTGTCAGTCGTATTTCTCGTCACACTGTTGGGTATTGCCTGGATATTAATTGAATTTACAGATAGCAACGTACCCTGGCTCGATTCATTCACCACAGCTTTGAGCATTGTCGGCATGTGGATGCTCGCTCGCAAATATGTAGAGCAATGGTGGGCATGGATACTTGTGGATGTTGTTTGCTGCGGTCTTTATATTTACAAAGAATTATATTTTACTTCGGGACTTTACGGACTTTACTCTATAATTGCTATCTTTGGCTACCTGAAGTGGAAACGAATGATGGAACAGGGAAAATAAATCGTCAAATATAAAGTAGTAAGATATATGATAGAGATGGAGATAGAAGCTGTTATTCTGGGCAATGGAGATTATCCTTCACATCCCTACCCCTTAGACCTATTGCAACAAGCTCCTTATGTAGTCTGTTGTGACGGGGCAGCCAATGAATACATTCATCGTGGACATACTCCCGATGCCATAATAGGTGACGGAGATTCGCTTTCTGCAGAAAACAAAAAGAAATTCGCAGATATCTTCCACCCTATCAAAGATCAGGAATCGAACGACCAGACCAAAGCGATCCGCTTTTTACAAGCACAAGGAAAACACCGAATTGCTATCGTCGGAGGAACCGGAAAGCGGGAAGACCACACACTTGGAAATATCAGTTTATTAATAGATTATCTGCAAGAAGAATTAGAAGTAAGGATGATCACAGATTATGGTGTATTCATTCCTACTCACAATTCTCAAACATTCACATCTTATCCCGGTCAACAGATATCTATTTTCAATTTTGGCGCGAAAGGCTTGCAAGCAGATGGCCTTGTGTATCCCCTAAGCGATTTCAGCAATTGGTGGCAAGGCACATTGAATGAAGCTACAGGAACAGAATTCCATATTAAGGCATCAGGAAACTATTTGGTATTTCAGAACTTCCGATAATGAATGATTGAAATTTTATATTATAGGGTAAAGATATCTATCGAGATAGGCATTCATATCTCATTTGATGAGTCTTTATGTTTGTCACAATGACTATTAATGATCACCGCGATAACCTTTAACCACTATCGCGATGATCATTAATACCTGTCACGATGATCTTTAACACCTATTACGAGTAATATTTTGATTGTTCATGAAGATATATAAGCCTTTGATTGACAAGTAAAAAAAGGTGTACAATAATAAGAGATTCTGGTTATCAATTGTTATCTCTTTTTATTGCACACCACTAGGCAACAGCCGATCGA encodes:
- a CDS encoding thiamine diphosphokinase — its product is MEIEAVILGNGDYPSHPYPLDLLQQAPYVVCCDGAANEYIHRGHTPDAIIGDGDSLSAENKKKFADIFHPIKDQESNDQTKAIRFLQAQGKHRIAIVGGTGKREDHTLGNISLLIDYLQEELEVRMITDYGVFIPTHNSQTFTSYPGQQISIFNFGAKGLQADGLVYPLSDFSNWWQGTLNEATGTEFHIKASGNYLVFQNFR
- a CDS encoding TIGR02757 family protein translates to MTEEAKLQLLEWAREYHCADFIQGDPVQFPHRYTQKQDIEISGLLTAIMSFGNRKQILKKADELHCLMGNSPHQYVLSRQWMEEFQPTDRSSFYRMLSHADFYAYFARLHAAYVQYDSLEDALLVYLGTPMERLCAFLEVSAKSPQKKLNMFLRWMVRRESEVDFGIWKNFDCRDLVIPLDTHVCRVAYLLGLTDMETFSLKNARKITSALAEIFPDDPCLGDFALFGSGVNGVL
- a CDS encoding TonB-dependent receptor → MKRNVLAAILTTIASVSVFGQNDARDSLRIVNLQEVEVVSTRASSKTPVAYSNISKEEIKKQNFGLDLPFLLTSTPSVLTTSDAGAGVGYTSIRVRGTDATRINITANGIPMNDAESHSIFWVNTPDLASSLEDMQIQRGAGTSTNGAGAFGGSINLRTAGIPSKPYAEVSGSYGSFNTHKETVRAGSGLLGNHWAFDARLSNIQSDGYRDRATSDLKSYFVQGGYYGESTTVKFITFGGKEKTYHAWDGISREQLKTDRTFNPNGAIKHGNTITGFYDDQTDNYRQTHYQLIFNHIFSTTWDMNVALHYTDGFGYYQEYKNMRTLKEYGLQPFYLPGETEPQKKTDLVRQKLVDSGFGGGIFSVNYKSEWLNASLGGGINQYGNDHYGKVIWVKNYTSDLNPDHEYYRNKAEKTDGNIYAKANYQITGGLHAYADLQYRYIKYKINGDNDKWDWTADPGHLQKLKVNENFSFFNPKAGLFWQINTNHSAYASFAVAQKEPTRNNYTDGLFNEVPRPEKMLDYELGYTFRNNWFTAGINLYYMDYTDQLILNGKVNDIGEAMAENVKDSYRMGAEISISARITDWLRWDINGTWSKNRIKNYVGYVSDYDYEGQIKIEAGDTPISFSPSFMGNSIIGFNYKGFEASFQSQYVSSQYLDNFGIKENSLDSYFVNHLSMAYSFKLPSIKQITLGATVYNLFNTKYETNGYSQTIATYEGNDKTQKPVLVFDPRFYPMAGTNVLAHITIRF
- the pnuC gene encoding nicotinamide riboside transporter PnuC — translated: MNYLEILGTFIGLIYLWLEYKASIYLWIAGIIMPAIYIFVYYKAGLYADFGINIYYLVAAVYGWIVWKSGHKKQYAAGLPITHLPLKYLFSLSVVFLVTLLGIAWILIEFTDSNVPWLDSFTTALSIVGMWMLARKYVEQWWAWILVDVVCCGLYIYKELYFTSGLYGLYSIIAIFGYLKWKRMMEQGK
- a CDS encoding mechanosensitive ion channel family protein translates to MILLQVTQAVADSLQVAADNLDQAIANADGLDKLALITQQLIDAGVRAGGSILKALLVFIVGRFLVSMLNKLAAKMMDKRHLDVSIKTFVKSLVNILLTILLIISVVGALGVETTSFAALLASAGVAIGMALSGNLQNFAGGLVILLFKPYKVGDWIECQNFSGTVREIQIFHTILTTADNKLVYVPNGSLSSGVVTNYNTQETRRVEWVIGVDYGENYDKVEKVIREVVAADGRILNSPEPFIALSALDASSVNIVIRVWVKTSDYWGVYFDMNKTIYATFNEKGIGFPFPQLTVHQA
- a CDS encoding PLP-dependent aminotransferase family protein; this encodes MKLKFANRMSYIKASEIREILKVTEQEDVISFAGGLPAPELFPIDEINQMTQIILKEAGTKALQYTTTEGYSPLRDWIAKRMNERLGTSFDKDNILITHGSQQGLDLSGKVFLDDGDIVLCESPTYLAAISAFKSYGCNFLEIPTDEKGMNMTVLEDVLSNTPKVKLIYVIPTFQNPTGKTWSLERRKKLAELSARYDIPVIEDNPYGELRFEGESLPSIKSFDKVGNILCAGSFSKIFCPGFRIGWIAGDKNIIRKYVLVKQGTDLQCNTIAQMTIAEYLKRYDIDKHIGKIVEVYKKRRDIAMECIERYFPDNIRYTYPQGGLFTWIELPEEISAREILKKCIERKIAFVPGGSFYPVEHKENTLRLNYSNMPEERIIKGLQIIGEVLQARISPSE
- a CDS encoding ATP-dependent nuclease, which encodes MKLIKLIISNFRGLKGSNVIDFTNSNIIFLIGQNNIGKSSFLRAYEFFIDPKQIAKTDDFNNYDYSTPIVIEGIFELDEEDSDDPDLKEKKEPNWIEKWVDENGFVKVRKTWSKPNSTFAKETYSPHDASWIENGFGGLHTKLTKYTPTPIAINAMEDQASLEEKVNKLIQDDFIKKVRSEYPEEFKNLIDGVRKLQERITGSEAVEKLNLELNKHFQEVFAELTLKIQPSKEENIKLEDAFKKNHSISVERAGTERKETFLQNGHGVIRQALFNFLTFLKRENEGNKKQYIILFEEPELFLHPKIAFKLRQSLYELSKNSPYQILCATHSPLMIDISQPHSSLIRVIKNTDEETQTYQVGETLFGRDEEAKKWVQMVNRFNPHICEAFYADKVLLVEGDTETIVYRDLLTRFFPDEEIFVLNTGSKMNIPFFQEILTAFHIEHYIIHDSDDKEKKAAWTINTKIWENVQASNNLSKRYVHIHNFEDAHGITVKSDDGKPLTAYNFAQTIKDVNTKVPCLEWLKDIIYKNGIIHDPQFIEDKV
- the ung gene encoding uracil-DNA glycosylase gives rise to the protein MNVKIEESWRQRLQEEFDKPYFEKLVSFVKSEYGHANVLPPGHLIFHVFNSCPFEKVKVVIIGQDPYPNPGQYYGICFSVPDGIAIPGSLANIFREINQDLGKPIPTSGNLDRWVAQGVFSMNSVLTVRAHETGSHRNMGWETFTDAVIKKLSDERENLVFMLWGAYAKEKVTLIDSSKHLILTTVHPSPRSAEHGFFGCKHFSKANDYLRSKGIEEIDW
- a CDS encoding PDDEXK nuclease domain-containing protein codes for the protein MKDNPISTIDSEYIEWLKAIKQQIRSTKIRMIKTANTELIHFYWRLGQMLSLKLKEQNWGDKVINKLSVDLRNEFPDMQGFSRQNLYYSKNFYEFYAGQMHISPNNSIVPQVEGQLQLADNYKIIFDIPWGHQKVIISKAQNIEEALFYAHQTLSNSWSRSILENQFKQQFYEHYGQGQTNFSQTLPALTADMAQEVVKDPYWFNFVSVSQKARERDIEKQLVTHITQFLLELGKGFAFVGEQYCLNLNNKEYFCDLLFYHIPLRAYVVIELKNGNFKPEHLGQLNFYQNLINNTLRGEYDNPTIGMLLCRDKDRIEVEYALQNISSPIGVSEFNVKELLPDNLKSKLPTIEEVEEELNKII